A portion of the Paenibacillus hamazuiensis genome contains these proteins:
- a CDS encoding MerR family transcriptional regulator, which yields MHSEHEQLFTVGELARKCGVTVRTLQYYDKSGLLCPSGYSEGGRRLYSRRDIIRLQQILFLKSMGFSLEEISQKVLPADSAAELTQVFKNQKTILARQLAQIQQTIARLDKIMEEIQSGNEVGIEKLLMITRASRSDNPYFFLPRHMSKEQIEYFIQRFDEDGTSDFNKKLLEFSAKLIDLHGRNEKPEGAEGQQLAEMWWNLVMLKTKGDLSLIHDIGSVIINENNWPQDAADLKDATLTFLRKAVLTYLRKNNIKLPKNHGGIDK from the coding sequence ATGCACAGCGAACATGAGCAGCTCTTCACGGTGGGCGAACTTGCGCGAAAGTGCGGTGTGACGGTTCGTACCTTGCAGTATTACGACAAAAGCGGGCTCCTGTGCCCGAGCGGATACAGCGAGGGCGGCCGGCGTTTGTACAGCAGGCGGGATATCATTCGTCTGCAGCAGATTCTTTTTCTAAAATCTATGGGTTTCTCTTTAGAGGAGATAAGTCAAAAAGTATTGCCGGCGGATTCGGCCGCCGAGCTGACGCAGGTCTTTAAAAATCAAAAAACGATATTGGCCCGGCAATTGGCTCAAATTCAACAAACGATCGCCCGGCTGGACAAAATCATGGAGGAAATACAATCCGGCAACGAAGTCGGAATTGAAAAACTCCTTATGATCACAAGGGCATCCCGGTCGGACAATCCTTACTTTTTTTTGCCCCGGCATATGTCCAAAGAGCAGATCGAGTATTTCATTCAACGGTTTGACGAGGATGGAACGTCTGATTTCAATAAAAAGCTGCTGGAATTTTCGGCAAAGCTCATTGATCTGCACGGGCGGAATGAGAAACCCGAAGGCGCGGAAGGCCAGCAATTGGCGGAGATGTGGTGGAACCTTGTCATGCTGAAGACCAAAGGGGATTTATCCTTAATCCATGATATTGGCTCCGTAATTATTAACGAGAACAATTGGCCGCAGGACGCCGCCGATTTGAAGGACGCTACGTTAACGTTTTTAAGAAAAGCCGTTCTAACGTATTTACGAAAAAACAATATAAAATTGCCCAAAAATCACGGAGGAATCGATAAATGA